GACTGGCAGGAATGGTAAGTATGGGCTGATGAAGCTGGCCGGACTGACCCTGGTGACTGTGCTGAGAGTGGTGGCTGCCCTGAGAGTGGTGGTTGTGCTGATAGTGCTGAGAGTGGTAGCAGTGCTGAGAGTGGTGACTGTCCTGAGAGTGCTGGCTGTGCTGATAGTGCTGAGTGGTGACTGCCCTGAGTGTGATGGCTACTATGACTGTGGTCCGGTGGCGGTGGTATATAATAAGGAAACGACTCAAACACTGCATGGTGAGGTGGACCCTGAGGTGCAGGTGGCTAGGGTGTAGGCGGCTGTGGTGCAGGTGGCTGTGGATGTTGAGGAACGTACCCCGACAATCTCAGTAGATGTCCATACGAGCTCACGTACCAATCCCGGTACTCCACCGTCAGTAAAATGTCCCAGGTTAGAAGCGGGTGCAGATACCGCAACCGACTATTTCGCCTGTTGGCCCACTCCGCTATCCATGCCCTATGCAAAATTGTCCAGTCATGAAGCTACACTCCGCGAAGAACGATGCAATGCTGGTCCAGTGGAATGTCCCTTGCTACTCATGGGGGAGGTTGTGCATACCCAAACTGACGCATCACTTGGTCCGCAAGGTGCCATTCGAAACACTCAGACGATAACAATGGAGCAACGATGTCACACACCTCAATATGTCCATGCAACTCGTCGGGTATGATCAATCCGTTGTACGGCCGCCACTCAAACTTCCACGTATTATTGGTATATTAGAACCCTAACATTAATGTTTGGAAATACGAATCACAAGAACCATAAATATTTGCCTCCTACATGTAATCTATATCATGTCTGAATTTCGCTACGGTCTTCGATAACCATGCTGTGGTCCGTTCCGAATGACTCCACCTGAAAcatgattaattaaaaaaaagttacatAGGTCATCGTAAATCAAACATGCATCGTGAATATAATGCATGACTAAAATAAGAATTATTACCTCATGGCAACTGGTATCTCAGCCGGAGGAAGGGTCTGTGTCGATACGAGAGCAATGCACGACATTTGGTCCCATGCCCAAATAAACAACAGATTCAAAGGGCCATCCATCTCCTTTGTATCATATCGTGATGTACGGCATAGTGCTCTGTAAAGATGTGCTAGACATGCTGACCCCCAACTATAAGTATGGATCCGCTCAAAATCGCGAAGCAATGGTAGATACTTCGCATGGGCGTATGCGGTCGACTTATCCGTGAATAGGGTTGACCCTAACAAATAGAAGATCTGACATCTGACATATCTCCTAATGGACTCCTCAGTGTCCAACGGCTCTGCGTCTTTGATACGTCGAACCCAACCCAGCTTTATATAGGATTTCGAAGAATGACTAACTATTGGTTCACGACTGAATATCGCGATGCTCTGACTCTGAAGGAAGTCGGCACTACAATCTATCCATCCACTCACAGGCTCTCCATCAATGGGTAGGCCAAATATATGAGCGACATCTTCCAATGTCATTGTAACCTTACCGACCGGCAATACAAAGGTGTGAATTTCTGGCCTCCACCTTTCAACCAGAGCAGCTAATAAGGGGTGAAATCCTCTTATCACACCAGTCCTAGAGACATGGTAGAATCTCGTGGAGCGTAAGTAGTTTTCGACCATCGAGTTCCATGTCTATGGCGAATCCAGTTTACGGACCAAAAAATTCCTGTTAGGCTGCATCAACAAAGATATATCTATtacattaattaaataataatttttataaatattttaataaatattcacatatttattttaatatcttatttattaaaatatttaacaaatattagtatatttatttatcaaacTATTTATTTGTTCACATtgcatatatatttatatctatTTAGCATTATTAATATTCATGTGTTCGTAtagttattttaaataataattcttacaaaaaatatttaaatgatagcaatatataataatatttaataacatttatcactttaaataaaatatttaataatatttatttatcaaattatttatttttttcaatatttaataacaatatattttatatatatttacatatttattataatatttatttattaatatacgCAGCCacatatttattttcaaaaaataaaatatttatttttttattatagtatttttataacAGATAATTAATcttattataacaaaaaaaattacatattaacgtttataaataatataattatattttacaaattaaaattttattctaaaatatttataaaatacaaaaaataatattcccactatatatatatatatatacacacgtaaaaaaattaaaaattttaaatacataaaaaaacaaattttaaatacataaaaaaaataaaatttgtcaACTTACATAAATTGGATGATCCAAAAAATTGATAATATATTTATTGAGCGCAATATAATTacgtaattttttttattccctataaactaataatttttttttttaaaatttttttttctatatcaCTACTCACACTACACACTACTGCTACCAATACCCTCTTCACTAACTGCACATTCATacactcttttttttctctctcagtTCCTTGCTTCAGCACTCTCTGTATGCTTCAATAGAAGGGAAGAAGAGTAAATTTATACAAAGTTGAAGGGCTGCTCACTGATTACCGGAGTGGAGGGCTGTTCGCTGCATGCAAGTAGGCCTGCAACACCTTGCCCCCCTGGCCCCTCGTGGTGCTGCTGCAATGTTAGAACTCAAGTAAAACTCTGTCACAGCACCACGCTCCCGGCGTGTTAGCAACGGGCTGCCACCCGTCCCTTCTCGCCACATCAGCACACTTTCTGCGTGTTAAAAGGGTATTGACACATCACTGACCGGCCCGGACACCACGTCCCCGGCATGTTGACTGTGACACCCCATTTCGACAAAACACTTCCTTCACCAATATGCAGCCAATACACCAAAACAAAttccataaaaaaataatttctgtcataatattcataaaaaattctctttcatttttttagtCGAATAAATTCATCCTACAGCctttgaaaaaaattgtttCATGTACtacttaaaaaaaagttaaccgTCTTTGTTTACAGGTGGGATTTTATATATAGTTAAAATTGGAACGGCAATCCCCACAAGAGAATGAAGGTTCCTGAATTTCACATACTATTCTGTGCTACATCCAAATCCAAACTAAATATGGTGGCGGTTTCGGTGCAAGAATTTCGGGGAGTAACATGCATACTCATCTTCTGTCAGACCAGTTATTTAATCAATAATCCTActctgtttttttcttttttcttttttcttttctttttttgacaGTTAGACATAATCCTAGCTACTTCTCCAACTTCATTAACCAAATCCGATGCAACAAACCATATGTTGAAATTAGAGAAAAAGACAAAATGATTATTAAAGATTCTGCCTCCCTTAATAAGAAGTCCCACATGATTggatccccccccccccccccacttTTTTAGTCCTTAGTAAGTACATTAACATTGCATTTCTAGTCTTTTATGGTAATATGTTAATGAAATAATCAGTTTAGTTATAAGTTGAATATCTAATTTATATGTATGTCCGTGTAAAAACTTATATAGAAGATGTGTGAATTTGATTTCTTATATAAGCTAAAAGCCTTATGACTTATGAGATGGGTCTTTTACATAATATGTCGAGTGAGTATGACtcttcatacaagaaattgtgTAAAATATAGTCATAATTCAACAATTTATTTATAGTTATATTTAGAAGACTTTACACGAGCATAcaaattttcacaaagcaccttTACTTAATCCGTGTAAACTTGCACGAAAAAATCTATTCAGTTTATAAATGTCTCTCTTTTTCGTACTTATTCATATCTCGTTGTACTGCTCAATGGCACACATTTCTTCTTATCTTGTTTTGTAATAAAATCAGATACTTGCAACAACATCAAATGTGTTAATAAGTTCATCCAGGGGCAGAGCTAGATAAAATATTAGACGGGgactaaaaatatttacacaataaaataagactaaaataaaattttaagggaggtaaactgaaatttacatataatttacatgtaaaaaatttaaattagggGAGGCCATTACCCCCCTTCTCCATAATGTAGCTTCGCCTCTGAGTTCATCAACATAATATATGTAGCAAAGATAAAAATGCAGAGTACCTGTagtttgtgtttttatttttatttttattttttacaaaattttaaaaataaaaaaatattaaaaataaaaataaaaacacaaactaaatacaaaccaaaaatattttaatttttttggccaacttaataaattataatttatttaatttaaaaattttaattttaatatattaataatataaaatattttatacaattattaattatatttatttttttaaataattatatttataattaatataaaaaataattatttttattaatataatattacataattaaacacatatgtaaaattattttatacccACCGCATATTCAAATTATATGcttaatttaaatgaaaaaatccCGTACGGCGATGGAATCAACTAAATTAAAAAGGCCGGTTTCCTCTGATATTAGCTGCAGGGTAGCACATGGCTCGCCAGTGGCCACTGCCTTTTTGTGATCGTGCGCAAGCTCTTTAACACAATCATCACACGTGTACGGTCATGGGACCACTTCCCTGTCTGCCTCAAAATTTACGCATAGTCCTTCTAGGCGTCTACAGCAACACTGCCataataaattagatttttttaataatattttggtGTTTATAATTTtacgaaatttttaattaggttttttttttaattgagttcatatatcaaattttttttaattagatttctcttagtagtaattagcttaattgtatagggacttaactaaaaaatttggtacagaaatttaaataaaagaaaaaaaatataaagactcAATTGAAAAAACAAATTTGGTGTaagaacctaattaaaaaaaaaatggtatatgaacttaattgaaaatttgacaaaactataagaaccaacagagtaattaaacctacaaaaaaaaaattaggtgTTTTTTATTTGTAGAGTAAATACCTACATATTTCGATActgataatatttttgaaaaattatgaggtttagtaaacaaatattttttattttcatctttaattttatgaaatggattaatttttttgttaataatttttttcaattaatggAATGTCAGGTAGGATTgacaatatttttttgttagaaatttcatcatatttgaaaataattgttaaagatcgtttaaaatttttttatttttattatttttatatatattagataaatttattatgtaaaaattaaaaaatattagtgatttttaattttttttagcttataaaaattgaataagaATAACATTACTAATTATTGTTGTCGattttatctatttattattaattattctaaaatattaaaatttgaatatttgatgTTGTAGCTATATGGTTAATTAGTTTACATAAGCATTCCTATTTGTTGTATTTATTTtagataaaagataaatattaggaggtcatcaaaatttattattttttgccaTTATTTTAGTCattaactcaatttttttaatttaatttttttagtttagtaaTCCAACAAGTCAACAACATATTTTATCCCATACTTTTAAAGATTGATAATTAAATGAGggctaaaaataataaattttgatggtCCTCAAATATTCCTCTAGATAAAATATTGTGTTAATTTTTTCATTtgctattataaaataaaatatacactTCTTGATGgttaatttaaattgaataatcCTAACAATATAATATCTTAACAACTTTtctaaacaacaaaaaaaataaaaaaattcatttaattactataaataaaaaattttaaaattattaatatttttaattcttatatAGTAAATTTAGTCGAtgtatatgaaaaatataacaaaaaaatcttAAACGGTCTTTGACAGTTATCTTCAAAAGACAACGAAGTccctaacaaaaaaaatatatcaatctTAATTAATACTTAATAGACAAATCAGCAGTTTAACGTGCCACGTAGGCATGTTCCATTAATCCAGAGAAAAAATATTGACGAAGGAGCTAACCAGTTTTTCGGAGGTAAAAATCAAGGGTcggaaattattttttttgttggagATCTTATtgtctttttaaataattatcagAGACTGTTTagatttttttctcttatttataTGTTCATACCTGAACCTACTAAATATAAGTTCAGGTTACGTTTTCACTAATGAACAAACTAGATTTAAAATTGGTCCATCTAAAAACAACTTAATAGTAGCGAAACTAACCCGTGCGGTCTCATTTACATAGGTCAAACCGAATTAGATGtggatttttaaatttgtattcgATTCGAATTGAGGAACAGGTTATGCGCTCTCTCCACTACTTCGATTATCACCGTTAAAGTGATAACTAACTCAAATATAGAAATAACTTTTTACTCCGTAAGGAGAATAATCACTCATCATCTTTAAATTAAAAGTCATTTCTAAAAAATGATAATGTCCTATTTTGTtactttataaatattttaggtatttttttagGTCAGTTTTACTTTAAATTTGCTTAAACACTTGATGACTTAAATATCAGAATCTcttataactattttttatcaCTATCCAAATGAAGACATATAAAAATTCACCCAATTAGTAAATAAGTCGAAAAACTCACCTAAAAGTGTTTTAACCTCGCATCCATACTCAAATTCAATCCAAATTCAAATACTATCAcggaacattatatattatatattatatattatatatatatatatatatatatatatatatatatatataatggattaataagtattaatatatttattaatttactcttttataaactaaatatataatagtatgaaattatatatatcacgtaaataaaattaaatcattttaataaaatattttataaacattaaaaattaacCACCAAATTATTTATGATGATTACTCTATTAGTCTctatatttttatgaaatttttaattaggtctctatactttttttttaattaggtttctgtactaatttttttttcaattaaatctctCTTAGTAGAAATTGGCTTAATTTTATAGAGTCtccattaaaaaaaagaattggtaCAGGaacttaaataaaagaaaaaaaaatgtagagacccaattaaaaaaaaaaatttggcgcaaggactcaattaaaagaaaaaaaagtataggaacctaattgaaaattttgcgaaactctaaagaccaacagagtaattaaacctttattatatttatatatattaatttatatattttttaattaaataattaactaccATAAATATTCAAACATGTTACAATAGAATAATCAAATCTGTTGATACctaaagaataaataaataaatacaataaatgaAATTTATTTACAGTAACATAATtaaaatctttataaaatactaaattcatatttctataCACAATTATTGATTGGTGGTTACTTTCTAGTgtatatataacataattaaatatataaaatattatagaattttttttaaaatgacataattaataaaaaaatatacatgaaatattaaaattttgtaaatatttttttgttgttggcTGTACACTTAGATtcttaaacaaaaatatttaattaaacatGACAAATGTGTTTATTTCATCGTGTCTCATGCTAAATTATAATAAGTATAAAGATTTTATTGATTTGAATTTTGTATACTCTATTAAATCGTGataaaatgtaaaaatttaGTATTTCAAAACTTACATCCGACTAAAACTTTGTAGGATAATATGATTTACAATTTTAAATGTATTCATATCTATATCAAGACATAGTTTAGCTAAAAAATTTATTCATCAATAGACAACTCTTAAATTAGATCATTCTCTATAACTATGTTCTATAGTATAAACTCCACTATTATGGTTTCACCTACACGGATTGGACCAACTAAAATACGGATTGCATAGTTTGTATTCGATTTCGACTTGACTTGAGGAACAAGTCTAAAACTTCTCACACTATTTCAATTATCACCACTAAAATGATAACCACCTTAAACATGGGGTAACTTCTTAATCTGAAATGAAATAATTACTCACTACTATTTAAATTTGTCCTCAAGGGATAACTAAATCTCATCTACAACTTTATAAATATTTCAATAATACTCAGATACATTTTTTAGTCTAATTCTATTCTAAATTTACTAAAATTCTTACTAacttaaacataaaaaatttttgtaaatacTTTTCACTGTCGTTCAAACAAGAATGTCGAAAAAACCTTCGTTCCGATGAACAAGTCGAAATTATTATCCTATGATATTTGGACCTCACATCTAAATTTAATACACTCTTTATTTTAAATAACATCTTAGAACAACATGTAATTAACTATTAAATCACTTTGTCTTGTTTatgatttatataaataaaaaaaaagcaaatatATGACTAAAAACTATTCAAAATAACGacataatattagtttttaaataatttatttgcgtgacaaatttaatattatatatatcttattaatacatgaaaaaaattaaattttagaaatatttcTATGCttcttttttaagttattttggCTAATTcatacaaatatattttttttaaattacgtattgaaattaaaaaatcatattaaaagTAAACAATTAATATAATAAGTATTCATCTCCCTAAACaaaaacttaatttcaaaaggacttaaattcataaaaaaaattcttagaTTAAATGTTAAAATATAAGTATTCGTGTAATACGATATTATATTAAGAAATAGAGAGTTGGATAGAAATCTAAGgagaatagaataaaaaattttaaaattaagaatttgagttttatggtattttttaaaattttggagCGAAACAATATACTCTCTGCATATTGTATATTTTGGAAGTGGGACAATATATCCCCACGTATTGACAATACGCTcccaaatattatatattttaattaaaaactgtAATACACAAGTCTCACccaaaattgtaaaaaattcatataattCAAAAACTGAGTGTTATaccaaaattttattaatatctaaaaaatatgtGTCCATTTATCCTCatgaatttttcttgtttataAATAGAACTTGAATTACAGAAATGGATAGAAATAgtaattttttcaataaaaacataaaaaaaaacttaatttgttaagaatagttttttttttaattagagaTAAGTTTTATTTTAGTCTCTAAGATTTGGATTGAAGATTAAAatgttcttaacattttttttattttaaaatgatcCTTTTGACCATTTTACCTTCATCTCATTAATTTTATCCTCTCATCTCTCTAACTCTAATCCTATCTCCATCTCCATCAAACTACCCATCTTTATCTCTATCAACCTCATTAGACTAACTGTCAAATTATTTTTCTCACTCTCACATAcatattcatataaaaaaagaagcaaaaagagtttggtagaagaagaagagtatgACACAAAAGCGACGACGATTTTAAATTTTCTCTTATTCCCTTTTCTGGAGACAATTTTGAAGAATAGGATAAACAGCGACGGTGATGGCAGTGAAGATAGAGGAGGAGAAACAGATCTcagattttatctttttctccttttcatGACCCAACCAGCAGTTAATTCCTTCATTGTTATTGTCTAACTTTTTACTTCATTACTGTTTTACTTTTcacttctcattcttcttaatAGAAGAACGTAATTTAGCTTAATATACAAGAATAATTTAAACATTCATAAATCAGAAAGAGAGAACATGcacaaattaagaaaaaagCAAAATAGGAAGGAATTTCAGGCTTTACCATTAGAAATTGTTCGATCATTTTTTTGCTGTACttgaaatattaaaaataaaaaaactgttcaatttatataattaatagaAGGCATAGGAAATAAAACTTTTAAAACacaaatagctaagttttataGTTACAACCTACTAAATCAATACCTATTGGATGTACAGAAGCGCCTTGATGGAGGAAAATCGTCATTCGAAATTTTTACCAAATAATCACGTTGCAAGTATAATTTCAAACTAACAGATAACTTTCAATCAaacattaatttatttttcacttaagtcaaaccaataaaaatactGAGAGTATTAGATCTCaagtcgtctctcaaaggaattgcaggaaagtgtgcatattattggttatgagaaattatttttgggggttttgaatgtaataacaagaaatataaattgtaataaaataaagagcaaaTAAAGAAATCAAATTCTAAAAGACACTTTTGGCAAGGGTTAAGGTTTCATATCTAGATCATTGACCACAACATGACAATTATAAAGAGTTAATTCTACTTAGTTTTCCTCTAATATGGAAGGGAGAAATCAAATGGACATAGTTAATCCGACAACCAACTAACAACCCTAAATTGCCAATTACATTGGATATCAATGATATCAAGGTATCTAAATCCTCAATCTCAAACCAAGAGTGCAAAtatctaaactaaaactaattcaAGCATTCAAACACCTAGTGTGCATAAATATAAAGCAtggtaaattgcatgaattagtAAAATCTACAACTATCCAATGCAAGCAAACAATAATAACAATTCAACTAAGaattaaaaaacataaaaacatccatttttattaaagaagatcaaaatCCAACAAGAGTTCATGAAAGTAGAAATGACAATATAGAGAAATTGACAAGAGaaactgtaacaccctaatattcaaatccttatgctcgagtcataagtcaatgatattacggtggtacgactctcaggtggatttttaatatataaatataggtaaattcgaaaggagtattaatcgagaagcctgaaaagagtagaaataaaatcgcgaagacgtatcactcacgtttcaaCAACGAAAAGATAgaacgtgaagccgaaagcgatatacagacaaggcataaaggagattaagagatagatatatataacataagtaatagccactagtcgcgacccgcgaagtttaggccggctagggtacagtatgaaagtagttgacaacagtacatcctaatctctcccaaaggaaacataagagcctctataggcaagttccaaaagagttcaacacataatataatcctttcaaaacaaaggtggagagattctaagcaaaatacaagtagagcaaataaatatcttcgccgtctctcagacgaaccgcagctcacttctgagcacctgaacctgtatctgaaaaacaagagatatatacggaatgagaaccccgg
This sequence is a window from Arachis stenosperma cultivar V10309 chromosome 10, arast.V10309.gnm1.PFL2, whole genome shotgun sequence. Protein-coding genes within it:
- the LOC130956773 gene encoding protein MAIN-LIKE 1-like; this translates as MVENYLRSTRFYHVSRTGVIRGFHPLLAALVERWRPEIHTFVLPVGKVTMTLEDVAHIFGLPIDGEPVSGWIDCSADFLQSQSIAIFSREPIVSHSSKSYIKLGWVRRIKDAEPLDTEESIRRYVRCQIFYLLGSTLFTDKSTAYAHAKYLPLLRDFERIHTYSWGSACLAHLYRALCRTSRYDTKEMDGPLNLLFIWAWDQMSCIALVSTQTLPPAEIPVAMRWSHSERTTAWLSKTVAKFRHDIDYM